The stretch of DNA AGTTCGTTTGATTGATATTTCATCGGAAAAAAAGATCGTATATTTATCCATGCTTCTCATTCGTGCATAACAAGTTTCTTTCATAGATAGataggcacatatatatatatatatatatatatatttagccAAACGGTGGTATGGTACTACATATGATTATCAGCAACTGTTGGGGACAAAACCGATCTTCTCCGCAGCAACGTTGTATATCACCTCGGTCGACCGCTGCTGCGTATTGCCGATGATGGAGAACGGCGTCGACTCTGGCCGGGGCATGAACGCGAGGCAGCCGATGGTCGGCTGTGGGAATGTCAAGATCCCGTAGAAGTTGAGGTCAAAAACCGCGCCATCCCTGAATATGAGTGACACCGCCGGTATTAAGATTCCACTCTGGCCGCCAAAGTCATAGCACGTGTCGAGGTTTTCTTGCGGCGGCGCTGTTTTGCTCCCCTGCATGGTGAACTTGAACCGGTCGCGAAGCGCGGTGTATGCCTGCCCCGGTAGATGTGTAAGGATCGTGCCGGAGTCCAAGATGGTGCCGGTGCTCGTGAATATTGAGGGTGGCACCGGGAGGATATAACCACCGATGTTGATGGAGACGAGCTCGACGAAGTACAATGACGGGTAGCTAGACTTCTGTATCATCGCCGTATATTGCACTTGGCCGGTGACCGGCGTCGAGCCGATGCTGAGGTACCCAGCCGTGCTGTTGTCAGACGGCAGACAGTAGGAGAAGGTGCCGTCGAACGAACGATCCGCCTGTGAAGACAGTGAGAGTTGGCCACGGCCAAGGCCGAGCAGCCCGTCGACATAGCCGAACTTACCCAGGTTTCGCTGGCCGCATCCGAACGGGAAGCCGGAGAGCTTGGTTGAGGAAGTGACCGTCAACGTGTCCTGGGAGAGGACTCCGGATGTACTCCATTTGGACGGGCCGTCGACATAATCCATGGAGTATAGGCAGGTGGTGTCGTTGCACTTGCTGCCGGTGTGTGAGCACAGCGGTTGGCCGCATTGCACGGCGGCGTAGGTGGTGGATTTGGTGGGGTCGAAGACGGGGTCATGCTGTGGATGGCAGTAGCCGGAGCACGGCTTGCACTGGATCCATGACATGTCACtgccggtgtcaaacatcacggaaGATGGTTGAGCCGGCGTTCCGAAGCCGACAACGACGATGAACTCGGGCGAGTCGAGGAAATCCCCTGAGCGGTCCGGGATGGCAACGGATGGCGCCTCTGCTGGTGCTGGAATGGGCGGTGCGGCTTGTTGCACGGGGACGAGTGACCTCTGGAGTAGGGTGCTCAGCCGGGCTCTGTCGTGGATGTCGCGCCTCGTCCGCTCTCCACAATATGGCGGGCAGAAGCAGTTATACTGATGGATAAGGAGCTTGTTGCCGGAACTTGCGTCTGTTTGTCATTTGCATGTAGTTGAGAGACACAAGTTAATCAAGGaggatgacacatagtagcatcgaaTTTATTATGgtacggtatcataatatgatacttagccctctctttcttcatttaattgtaTGCCACCTCACAAAAATTACCTAGTTGACATGTATGATATTAGTTATGATACTTTCATTACGACCAGACTTAGAATAGCACGTCTATGACTCAAAAATCATTGTTTGTTGTTTAGAACGACGTTTTCAGTACTTAATTGCAACAGGTTTGGGGAGCATGCATAATTCATCACTGGTTACACCAAAATTTCAGGCGGGCTGTAATCCGTACCGGGGGACGTTAAGGGAGGGCAGTCGACGTGAGCCTTGTCGAGGCTGACGGAGAGGTAGCGCggtgaagcagccaaggaaacgccACAGAGAAGAAGAAGCACGAGCAGACACAAGATGGACCTTTCGGACCCCATTGCATGCGCGAATGGACTTCTGTGCGCTAGCTACTGGCTGGTTTGGATCTCATCATTAAATAGGCGTGCGTGAATGATCAGTTCCAACAGAAATGGCGAGGCTTGCAAGGCTGCACTTTGGATGTCAGGGTCAGCTGGGCGGGAATTTGCATGGCTGGGAGATTAAAAATGGGTGTGCTCCGTCGTGATGTATCATTGCCGTATTGGCTCCAAGAACAGCACGGTGCACACGATGTGTGGGATTTTGTTTTTGCGGGGAAAATATAAAATCATTTCAATCAAGGTGGTTCGTCACAATCCTTTTGACAAAGACTGCCAATATCGTCTGGCCCATGGCGGATCCAGATGGCCGTGCGCCTTCTTCCACTAAAGCAGGCACCTGAGATCTATTTAGTGTGTCATCTGTAAGCATTTGAGCAGTGATAGAACAGTCCGTTTCATATATGTGTGGGATTTCGCGTGGTGCTCCATGAAAGGTGGaccttgttgtttgcttgtttgtaaAGGCAATGCCTATGTAATGAGATGCTTAGTATAAAGTAAATTTCAAGTTATGCCACCATACTTAACGTAACCATGCATGGAATCCATTAAAAAGCTTTTTTGATTGATTGAAGAATATCTCATCCTAAAATGCATGCACATGTAAAAGTTTCTTAATTTAACCACTTATAATTATATATTACCCCCTTTTTTAGAGGAAAGGCACACGCCGAGCCCGAGAAAAGGCTCGAACcttgcccggctttgaattaacaaaaccatcaaccggccaggattacaacaaggtacaacaaacatagacaaagcAGCAGATACATGGCGCTGAAGGAAGGCTAAAATACTACAGCCAAAGAAGAAAGGCTACAGCTTTGGGCCAAACAGAGGGCTTGATGGGGTCGCGCCACAGGAAATGGGGCTTGCTCCCTCTAGAGCAAGCAAGAAGAAAGAGGCACCGAGCGCGACCACTAGCCAAGCAAGCTACCGGAAACACCAGCCGCAGCCTACAGCAAGAGGCACGCCGAACACACTAGCCTTTGAACGGGAGCACCCCAGGAAGACACGGCGAAGAGTTCAGCACCACAATCACCACGAGAACCGGACCTCGCCAAGGACACCATCCCTCAGCCGCCTACGCGTCCAAGTCGCCATAGAGGGGACCACTATCCCCTCTCGCCCAGGCCGAGGGCGTCGACCCGCCGGACAGACCGGACCACACGGCGAGGAGGGCACGATGACATGAAGAGGAAGCCGATCGCCATTGCGAAGCGACACCACTGAAGAGAGAACCGCCGCCATCAAGAATGCCAAGAACGCGCTGCAGCTGTCCCACCTCCCCGCGGACCCtaagcggcgccttcaagaaggtgacggagccgggcaccgccgccgcccaaccaAAGTTGTGGGTTTTCACCCGGGTGCAGGGGGAGGACGAGGGGGAGGAAGCTGGATCTCgaagccgccttcaagaaggaaacaacGCCTGGAGCGCAGGTGGCGTCGTGGCCGCCGCAGCCAGCCAAGAAATTACTCTGATCCAGTGCTCCCAACCCCACATCCGCACAGTCAGCCACCAGATCCGGCCGTACTGACTAGGAGGAAGCACCAGCACGGGGGCGCCGTCTTCAGATCTGGCGACGGAGAGCAGCAGGGGATCCCTCCACGCGGCGCCCGCATCCACTGCCGACTCACCGCCCACGCGGCCGAGTAGAGGCGGCCCTCAACACCGGCGAGCGCCGCCCGCCACCAGGACGACGCCGCCCTCCCCAGCAGAGGCCGCCGCCTCAAACCCTAGGCCCGAGCCGGAGCGGCGTCGCGGCCGAGGGCCTCGCCGCCACCCTCATCGGCGGCCGTGTGGGGGACCCGATGCccgtctccggcggcggcgagggaaggaATCGAGAGGAGGGGGGACGGGGAGGTTGGTCGCGCCCGAGTCGCCCTCGANNNNNNNNNNNNNNNNNNNNNNNNNNNNNNNNNNNNNNNNNNNNNNNNNNNNNNNNNNNNNNNNNNNNNNNNNNNNNNNNNNNNNNNNNNNNNNNNNNNNNNNNNNNNNNNNNNNNNNNNNNNNNNNNNNNNNNNNNNNNCTCCCTCTGCCCCCAAAACAGCTTCTTATTagtttttagaaaaaaaaatcGGAAATGATCTGCGCGTTTTGCTCCCAGCCATGTGATTCTTCGTAGGTCTGCACTAAAAAAGCCCATAGAAAACAGAACTTCAAACCCTGCACCCCGCTAGGCATTCAGGCTCCTGCTCGTGAcgctggcctcttttcttttttgagaaGCCACATCCGGTTTCTATTGGTTCCACGtaggagcaagagcaagagcaagagttgTCATTTTGTCGGATCAAGGTAGGCAGGAAGGGCTTGGAGGGGAGCATCCAGAAGGTCTCCTTGTATTATCCGACTCCCTGCAGAAGAAGAGAAGGAGAAGGCTGTAGGTGGGAACAAGCTTGAAATAGAGAGTTCATTGCCTGACGAGCCGCCATCGATGTATatatcttgttgttgttgttgttgttggtggtggtggtggtggtggtggtggtggtgctgcaaTGGTGAGACAGATGATCATGTAGACTGCTAGTGAAATTTCTGGCCAATCAGTGACGTTTCAGTCTGTTTGTGTGTTGATATGGCTGGCAGGCTGGCTGGCTGTGAAACATATGTTTGATTGATCAAAGTGCTTCGagtaagtttttcttcttcttctcttgcttGTTCATGCGGATGCGTTGCAAACCTTCACCAATGTGATGTTACTAGCTTGCTTGTAAAATACTCCAGTTGTCTTGTAGGCGAGGGCACATAGAGACAAGTATGAAAAGTCCCTTGGTATCCCTGCCTTGTGGTCCAAGTCCAAGGATTTTTAGATTTTGCATGTATGTTTGACTTGTTTTCATCATATTCCTCAGTTACGCCACTGAAAAAACAATTCTGGCCGCGGATACTCCCATGATATCCCTTGCGAATCAATAAAATGGTATGGCCGgcgcttttttctttcttttgtcaAGTTCTCAAACAACAGTAGGTTGTGTATTCTCTAACTAGCTTAGCTAGCTAGCGGCCCAAAGCATACAGCAATGCATGGCGTTggcatggcctctttttttttgcacGATCAAAACATGACGACTGGGCGAGGTGCAACAACGAACCAAATCCGGCTAACCGTGGACAaagaaaaggccaaggcccaaccTAGCGCACAAGTTGATCGAGGCACTCGCCCAGATTTCAGTCATATGAGCCAGGAATGCCTAGGAAGTGCCACAAAACAGTCTGAGGTTTAGGTAAAAAATTTGGTAAACTTTTCAAATCTGAGAATTCTCCCATCTTAGATTACAATCCACTGATTGAGGCGGGAATTAGGCGGCCTGCCCTTCTTGGTAGTATTTTTAGGGCAGACGCCTTGTGCGCCTGTTTGCTCTTCTTGATAGTATTTTTAGACCAGCAGGCTTGGGCCACCAGGTGGCTTGCTTGGGCCGTGGGAGATGGTATTCTCTTTAGCGTCGACTGTAGTttcgtgttccaggtggcttcctgAAGATGGATGGAATAAAGGTTTTTCCGCCTAGCCCCCGTTTCGGCGGTGCGTCTAGTATCGTTGGTGGGCGTATGGAGGTATGTCttcggcagatctatctttggtggatttgctcggatctcgtcgttattcgtctacgttcgtgtgttttcggtttggatccttccgatctacgttaattatttttcatcggcggagggtgctgttctggggtgctggtcctatggggccttagcacgacgacttcccgactgtctactacaataagttgtgcccggctccggcgatggaggggcgatgacgcggcgcgcctttggctcgcttcggtgcttgtagtcgtcgctaggtggtctacggatctggatgtaatttttgtttctggtattcattgtactgccatgattgaagataaatagattggaagtttttccgcaaaaaaaagATTTGCATGCATGCATAGATGTTGTATCTATATCTATATTCACCTAAaaaaatctatatctatatctatatctatatcaatataaaaagacccaaagaggcagatccaactgatctcggccatcgaactaagtcaatccaacgacctagactgctccaatgtcgagcgttaaacgtgtttaacgtgcaattaatatcataccaaatattgcactaatcataGGATTAACATACAAATAATTAATAGCATACCTAATATCCGCGTGCAATTAATATATTATCTAAATATAACATGCGTTGCACGTGGCATTTACTaatcaatataaaaagacccaaaggggcagatccaactgaTCTCGGCCATCGAACTAAGTCAATCAAATGACCTAGACTGCCAATGGCGAGCATTAAACGTGTTTAacgtgcaattaatatcataccaaatattgcactaatcacatGATTAACATACAAATAATAGCATACGTAATATCCGcgtgcaattaatatattgcctaaatataacgtgcgttgcacgtgcgcaTTAGtatcaatataaaaagacccaaaggggcagatccaactgatctcgcccatcgaactaagtcaatccaacgacctagactgctccaaTGACGAGCATTAAACATATTTAacgtgcaattaatatcatactaaatattgcactaatcacaaGATAAATACACAAAAAATGGCATACCTAATATCGACGTGCAATTAATATATTACCTAAATATTAACGTGTGTTGGTGTGTTGCGCGTGCGCATTTACTAGTacaagaaagagagagaaggatggATCGCATTGCGGTCCGCATAAGTCTTTTGTTGCAGAAATGGTACATGTACGGAATTTTTATGAAAATCAGTTACGAAAATCATCTTCTTTCTTAATCCCCCGCCCCACCCctccacccccctcccccctgaATTTCAGGGTGGGGCCCTGTGCAATCCAATCAAACAACCACACATCATCATTCACGTAAATTTTCGTACCTGCTCAATCTAAAGAAACTTTTAAGTGTGTGATCTCTCATTACAGGATGCATTGTACACTCAAAATTATAAACTGCACCTAATAAAAAAATCATCACTTAATTTAATAGATCATATAACAGATGACCGCCTGTTATTTCTGCTCAGCATACTTATCAGAACGCAAGTATCTAAGTCATCATTTCTTCGGCTCACAAATTCGCAAGATCATCCGAACAGTAAATGTGTTattgaaacacacacacacacacacacacacacacacacacacacacacacacacacacacacacacacacacacacacacaaacacacgcacgcacgcacgcaataACATTGACATGAGAAACCAAGATAAAACTTGATCTCCAGATGCAGAAACTCTACCATGAAGTAATATCATTCTGTCATACAATCCCTTTCTTGCAAGTCATGCCCCAAGTTACCATTTCTTACAGTAGCCTCTTAAGAGAAAGGATCCCGACTTTCTATCAATAAAAGCACCACTGTTTGTGTTCACCATCCAGCAGTGATATACCGTTTGTTAAACTCGAGTTCACAGTTGCGAATGCCTGAAACCAGAAGTACCTGGAGCAACCGACCACGTAGGCGAGCTGGGAGCGCCTTCTCGGAGCGGGTGTGGGAGCGAAGCACGAGGTCGACTATCATGGTGGGCACGTAGACGAACTGGAACTCGGCCCGCTCCGAGATGCCCGCTCCTGCATCGTTTCCAGGATGCTCCTCTAGCTCGCATCTTGATCCGCGCTGGAACATGTGGATGGCGTGGCAGAGTCGATCTAGGGAAGAACGACGGGGTTGGCGGCGAGGTGAGGTCGTGGTGgggagaggaggcggcggggcgaggccatggtggggagAGGAGGCAGCGGCCGATGGGGCGAGGCCGTGGTGGGTAGATGAGGCAGTGGGGAGAGCAGGCGGGGCCACCATGGAATGGGGAGCGGTGGGGAGAGCAGGCGGGGCCACCATGGAATGGGGAGCGGTGGGGAGAGAGTGAAGGTATGAGGAGGACAGGGAGGGAGCGTCTGGCgtgtcttccttcttttttcttgATCGACAGCCCACTCATTTTTGGTCAAGTATTTAGTACTATAGGTTATCACTCAAAAAAGTATTATGTATGGGGGTTCCTTTGTCAAGAAAAAGTATAAGGGTTTCTCTCGAAAAAATATATGCTTTATCCAATTCAATTTTTTATTTATGGATAGCCTTTTTGGTCATTTGGTTTATATTTGGGTCGGATGTTGTCCAATTCTTTTTTCTTATCGGGTGTGTCCG from Triticum dicoccoides isolate Atlit2015 ecotype Zavitan chromosome 6A, WEW_v2.0, whole genome shotgun sequence encodes:
- the LOC119314502 gene encoding aspartyl protease family protein At5g10770-like; protein product: MGSERSILCLLVLLLLCGVSLAASPRYLSVSLDKAHVDCPPLTSPDASSGNKLLIHQYNCFCPPYCGERTRRDIHDRARLSTLLQRSLVPVQQAAPPIPAPAEAPSVAIPDRSGDFLDSPEFIVVVGFGTPAQPSSVMFDTGSDMSWIQCKPCSGYCHPQHDPVFDPTKSTTYAAVQCGQPLCSHTGSKCNDTTCLYSMDYVDGPSKWSTSGVLSQDTLTVTSSTKLSGFPFGCGQRNLGKFGYVDGLLGLGRGQLSLSSQADRSFDGTFSYCLPSDNSTAGYLSIGSTPVTGQVQYTAMIQKSSYPSLYFVELVSINIGGYILPVPPSIFTSTGTILDSGTILTHLPGQAYTALRDRFKFTMQGSKTAPPQENLDTCYDFGGQSGILIPAVSLIFRDGAVFDLNFYGILTFPQPTIGCLAFMPRPESTPFSIIGNTQQRSTEVIYNVAAEKIGFVPNSC